The Pseudomonas sp. Marseille-Q3773 DNA window ATTACCGGCCGGTACGCCATCCGGCAGGCCCGGGGCAACAGTGCTGGCAGCAGTATTCTGAGTCGGCAGGGCAGCCTGGCCGTAGTCCTGGTTCCACTTGAGGACCATGACGTAGGACACGATTGCCAGGGCGACGATCAGGATCGTGCGTTTAATATCCATGATTACTCGGCTATCGAAGAAGTTCGGGAGGAAGGAGCGGGAGGAACGGGATCGAAACCGCCGTCGTTCCACGGATGACAACGCCCCAGGCGACGAACGGCTAGCCACCCACCACGCCAGAGGCCGTGGTTTTCAATGGCTTCATAAGCGTAACAGGAGCAACTGGGGAAAAAACGACAGTGATTGGCCATCAGAGGACTAATGGCGTAACGGTAAAACTGGATCGGAACGAGGGCCAGTTTACGCATCTTGGCTGTCTACCCCTGCGGAATCGGCGGTTACTGCTGGAGTGGGCCGGCTGCGCGCCAGGCGTTTCCAGAGCTTGCCAAAGTGTTGGTGCAATTCCGGGTTTTCTATCTCACCCAATCCCTTGCGCGCGACGATCACGATGTCCAG harbors:
- the yidD gene encoding membrane protein insertion efficiency factor YidD — its product is MRKLALVPIQFYRYAISPLMANHCRFFPSCSCYAYEAIENHGLWRGGWLAVRRLGRCHPWNDGGFDPVPPAPSSRTSSIAE